CAACAACGAGGTTATAAAAAACAGAATCCTTAGTAATGCATAAAGCATGGGGAGCTGTCTTATTTTGCACTGTGtgtaaaaaaaatacaatttcaataCTGGTCCGACTAAGAGAAGGCAGGGTTCGTTTAATAAAAGCCAGCAATCTGTACATTTAAAACGCTATCACTATCTCCTAGTTTAAAAAAATATCTACACTAAAAAGAGGACAAAAAAATGATGCGCAATAAATCAACGGGCTCACTCTCGAGGCTCATTTTTGATATCAAACAATTACAACCAGAGTCTAGGTTCATAGAGAGGCAAGATATAGATCAACTAGGCAGAAATTTTTTCCAAAAGTTACAGCAGCTAAAATTTTTGCATGCAATAATCTGAGAGGCAGTGTCCCTGCGTTGCCAAACTATCAGACTGGGTATCggattttacaaaaaaaataacGTCTGAATGGAATTGGTTTGCAAACGAATGTTTGGACAGAGGTTGTCACAAAAAGCCCTACTAGTGTTTGCATTCAGCGAGCGATTTTTAGAGAGGTGAGTTTGAAATTTAGAAAGCGGCAATAAAACACTTTTTTTGAACTGGatgacaaatttcccttttttttttgtatttcttaagACTCTTGTTTATTACTAGAATGAGATGCAATGCTAGTAACTAGAATTTGAGGCAAGACGTACTTTTTATCGAAGAGATTTTACCCCTCTTGTATGCTTTTATAATTTCTCATGTATCATTTGCATGGCGCATAGTTGCAGGGTGTGCGCTTGCATTTAATTATGCAAGAAAGCCATCAACTATGAAAAGGTAAAAAATAATATGGATTAAAAACCGTTTTTTTGGGTTACAGCATcaattgatttttttttgtttaggtACTGATAAGCATGTGGCTCGTTCGAGGTATTTAGACAGATGTATCAAGAATGTGATCCTTCGGTAGAAATTGAACTATCACAGGAATTGGGCGGGATGAGGATGGAGGGGGAAGGTAAGTCAAAAAGTACGAGACAGTGTAAGCACCGAGGACACCGAAGAATTGATTCAGAGAGAAAACAATGGGACAGAATCATGGAAGGATCCTATCAAAACCAGGGAGGAGCTGAAAATGTACCTCACGAAATAGCAGTAATGCAATGTCCTGAATGGAAAAGATTCAAGCAGAACGAGCTTATGGCAAGCCTGGCAACAGAGGACGAAGCGAACTATTCAGGAATTTATAGAGGAATGAGTTTGAACTTAAGGCAAATAGAAAGAAGGTTTTTAGAAGAAGAGAGGCATTCAAGATTATGTTTAGAAGCATTAGAAAATAAAGAAAGACAAAAATCGAATGTGAGCCAAACAGATGAGAGAATGGGTAGACCTATCGATGCTGCAGATGAGAGTAGGCAAAACAATGATAGTGAGTCGAAAAATGAAGCTTTTCATACTAAAAATGCAGACAGTCTTACATGGAGGCCCGACAAACCCGAACAAGTTCAAAGAGTTGAAAACATTGAACCATCATCAATAAATAGTTCACCGACGTCATTGGCTAGTCATCCCTCGGTTCCTTTCCCTTCAAGTTCCACAtcttgtgcagaaaattggaatggtgAAAATCAATATTCGCAGCCATTCCCAACATCAACTATTGACACTGAAACATGGAAATCTGATCTCCCATCACCAAAGCAACCAACTTTTCCAGTCCTAACCTCAAACATGCAGATGATCGAAAATTTAAAGCAAGCCATTCTCAGCTTGCAGCCGGAACAAAACTATCTTCCACATGAGCACTACTCTCCCACCGCGTTTTTTCACTATCAAGCTATCTACTTCATTTACTCGCAATACAACGACCACATAACCCGCTTCAAAGAACAACATTCTCAAAGTGCGCAGTCGATCGAACAGctcatcaacaaaattttttctcaaatttcTTGCGATCCTAAACAAATTGTCGACAAAGCATGTGAGCTCCTAAACCTGATAAACCAACACCAGACGAACGCAGAACACGatggagaattgtactatttactggAATGTATCAGCTTTCGCCTCTTAGCACAAAGTAAAAACATCGAGCATTCATACGCCTTCTTTGCCTATGCAGAAGTTGTAAATTTTGTTGCATCGAAGTTCCCATTGTTACTAGATTTCATAATCCACTCTTTCCATCAGCATTGTCCATACACAATTCCTGTATATCCACAAAGACGTCTTGGACAATCGGATTCACAGTTTATGTTACAAGaattaaaatacacaaaaaagGAGCTCTCTCATCCTGCCAAATACTTTCAAAGAATGAAAAGATACATGTATATGTACGCGGCCATCCTGAATGTTCAATCTTCAGGACATATGCAGGGACTTCAGGCTGCCTGGGCATGGGTCTCTAGAATTCTTAACGTAGAACCTGAAGATATCACTGCGCACCTGCTGGACGCCTTCTTCGAGCAGTGTGGGTACTCTATGTTGCATCGCTTCGGACGCCAGGCAGCAAAACTTATTGACTTTTTGAAGTCAGTTTACATGAAAAAGCTTAAAAGTGGAGCGGAACTGGAAATTTTAAAAGCGACTTTAGACGAAATTGCATCGAAGAAGCATCTTACCTTGGCTCTGGATTTGTAAAATAAGGAGTTAAAATTTTCCTCTAATCGAGACCAAAATGACAAAAAAAAGCTGTAGAGATGACAGCAAAAACCAGGACTtgtacaaaatatataaaattaatttttcgttCTGCGCCTTTCTCAAAATAATGGGAGAGAAAAAGATGGGCCAGGCGTTCACGCAAAAGATTGAGATAACAAGAGGACCATGGTAGGCATGTATAACATCCGGTGCACAGGCCAGAGTTTGTTGGTCTTCTTTATTCATCAATCTTTAAATATGGGCCCTTCTTCTATCTCGGTTTCAAAATTCCATGCACTCTACATAGGTTGACTCTAAACACACTCTAAGTACGGGACGAATGCTTATTCTTGTGAGCGCTCTTCGACCTGCACTTGATCGACCATCTGCAGATTGTTCCATCCGAGGAACCGGACCACACTTCGAACCGTTTTATAATACATAAAGACACAACGCCCTCTTTATGTGCGTCTAATAGATGGGCTAAGACTGTCCTAGTTTTGATATCCCAAATAATAATGGAACGGTCATTGCTCGCGCTCCAAACCTGATTTCCTATTTGGATCATACTGGTTACTTTGTCGCGGTGTGCCCTCAAAATGTCGATGTGCTTGTTCGCCTCTATATCCCATATCATGATGGTTGAGTCGGCAAAGCCAATCCAGACGTGACTAGCTACATGGACTAGCACAGTCACCGGACTGGTAAATTCAGCAATGGATCCAAGCGGCTTGAGAGAGGTATCGAGGCGATTGATTTTCTTGGCACCTCCGACCCAGAGTTGGGATATGGATGAAATGTAAGTAATCGCACAGGGTTTCATAGAAGCAGATCGATACTCTTTTTTTTTCTCGAATTGCTGATCATAAATTCGGATGACTCCAGATTGCATAAGAACCAAAAGAGTATTATTGAAGGGCAGGAGCGCTACTACGTTGGATCGGTCTTCCTGCAATTCAGTCAAGTGGTGACAAGGGAGCTCAGACTGATATAGGCAATTAATGGTTAGGTTGTTTTTTGAGGCGGTGAAGATTTTTGAATTAAACCGACAAATAGAGGTTATCGCTTCTGTGTATGGACGAAAAAATCGTATCATGTTATAGGCGATTTTTTGTGTAAAGAGATGATTCAGAGAATAAGGGCGCATTGGGTGAGTTTTTAGTAGGTCACCAGAATCGGTCGAAGAGATTGAAGTTGATTCCCTGTTGGCAGTAGTAGGGATAGTGATAACCGTTGATGAAAGCGATTTCTTCTTCGACTCTTCATCGTGTTGATGAACGTGTGCTTGACCTTTTCCTTcttgtttctttcctcgattttccaGCGTATTGGATCTATGACGCCTAGTAGATCTTGATGCCGTCGTCGTCTTGTCCTTCTGATTGCCTTCGCTGTTTTCTGCTGCGCTACTGAGATTAGccgaataaactgaagaaagactttTAATATCCAACGACAAGCGATTACGATCTTTTTTCGGTTGAttttctgtatcgcagtaactgACCTCAAATGCCGTCACTTTCCCCAGCACATGTCCAACTAATACCACATCTTCATCGCTCCAAATGACCGTCACACCTTCATCCAAGGAAATTCTCTCAATCATGGTTACCTCAGATAGCTCCTGACAAAAAGAAGGCTTCGTGTCTAGTTTTAAATAAATAGATCCATTTTCAATATTGTAACGATCCGGCTTCACAGCTGCAGGCGGAATCCGTATTTGGTTAGGAAAATGGTTTTCCGCCATATCCTCTAAGTACTTCGAAATTTCTGAAAACGATGGTCGGTCGTCCATGTCGTTATTCcaacatttttccataagtttcacATACTCAGGTACTTGCTCAACTATCTCCTTTAAGTCTTCAGGTATGCTCGGTCGGACGCCACTTGTCACCGCCCTTTCGATGTCGACCATGAAACTCATCTCGTGAAAAAACTGTTTCTTTGTTAACAACTCGTACATGATCACAGCAAAACTATACACATCCACCTTCTCGTTATAGTTTTCATTCTTTATCACCTCAGGCGCCAGCCACACCGGATTATCAACTTGTCGACCCACTGATACCGGGACTATTCCAGATAAGCCGAAATCTGCCAATTTGGCCACAACCTCCTGCTTGATCCATGGCACCTCTGGGTCCTTTTGCTCAACAAGTAAAATATTCGGACTTTTCAAGTCACAGTGAATAATCGGCGGTGAAAAGGAATGCAACAATTCAGCGCCCCTTGCAACGTCCAAGGAAATTTTTAAACGCACTGGCCAATCTTTCACATCCAAACTATAGTTGGCACATAAATAACCTGTATTTTTTTCCTCTGGATCCCTGTGACAATAATCAAACAAATTGCCTGCTCTGCAATACTCCTGAACAATACATAGTGGGTTTAATATCACGCCAACCATCTTGGTAATGCATGGATGACAAAATATAGACATCAAATGCATCTCTTGACGAAGTTCTGAAACTGCTCGAACCAACTCGTCTTCTGAATTTCCTAGCATCATACCTTGAGAGCATGTTTCGCTCGAAGTTATACGAAATTCCTTTACCGCCACCGTCTCTCCGTTCAAGTCGGCAAGCCTCACTTTTGCCGTTGCGCCCTGACCTAGTAAATCTCCTATGATCAAGTCGGAATATTCGATTTTCCGGACGAGGTTGAACTTGAACGACAAGTCTGGAATCAAAAAATCAGCAGAAATCAAAAACATGTCACGACAATAAAGACTACCTTGCGAATGTATCAGTGCTTGCACGCAACACCCAAGTGAAAAACGTGTTTTCTTCCCCCGCTCCTGAATGCAGTGATAACATGGAATCTCGATAGTATGCTTCAGCTTCATGCTATAGCACAGCGCATCAATTATCTGAAAAAACTTGTTTGCAATTCTTATCAGCTCTCCAGTCCGAGCTTTAATGAAGATCAAATTTTTCGTGAACTTATGCTCCACATATACAGTCTCGCCAGACGACGGATCATAAACTAAAAATCCAGCCTTCCACGTCAACTGCGGCTTGACAATGGACAACGCTCGTAGAAGAAACCGATTAAACAACGATGATGGAAACGACTTGAAATAGTAATAACGACCAAATCGATGATATGTTTTTTCCGTAGATGGATCGTTTTTAGGCCAAAATTCACCCAAATTCGGTTTGGATTGCTTGAAAAAAAAGGGTAAAAACAAATTTCTGTTCCAAAACTTTTTACAAAAATCGGCATAAAAATGTAATTGGCGATTCTCAAAAAAATGAACCAAAGACTCCAATTTGAGCAAACGCTCAGTTTTCTCATCCGTAGAACTGGGctgttcttcttcattttctccgtTCTTCAAAATTTCCATTGTGTTGCTGCCCTCTGGATCAATCACTCTTGTGTCCTCAGCTGTCCCTCGACCAAAGTCTCTAGTAAAACACATTGTCGCTGGAGACGTCTCAGGAATATACAAAATAGAGCCCAGATCCATCATAGCTTTGATGCAATACACTGTTTCTAGCGGTGTCCAATTCACCAATGAATAATCCACTGCTCGACTAAATTGCACCAAACCTCGATCAATACCATCGCATAAATGAATCTTGTCTGAAAAGGAAATCAACATGGTAGAATCCAGCAAAATGTGGTTGCTGAAGCCCTTTGTATCAATATAAAAGCACTGATCTGCACATTTTATATATGCGATAAGGTCAGATATATCCTCCACATCACATAAGCTTGCGAGTTGGCGAAATTCCTCAATAGATACAAGCTTGCTCTTCATGTATGCACTATCTGCCGCGATGTATCGCTCGATCAATAAATAGCTATATGGGATTTCTCTTTTCACCTCGTAAATATGTTCAATCAAAGTTTCTTCGAGTTGTTGTTGGATAACCTTGATTGTCCTATGAACGTTTGTATTAAAGTAAAAATACCCTTTGAAATTTGGTAActgtctgtaaatatttttaaacagttcTTTGGAGACGCTGGTATTGGACGAGTCTGAGCCTACCTCAACTAATAAAACGGGTAAGTTATAAAACTTATATTTAGCCAAATATGCCCAGTTGATCGCTGCTTCGTCTTTTTGGCTAGAATCCCATACGATGATATAAACTGAAAATGTTTCGGCAATTGAAAAAGATAGTGATGCAGCCTCAGTCCAGTTCCAGTTGATCTTCCATACGTTAATTACAATATCTGCTGTTAAGACCTGGTTTGTTTTTTGATATAGGGCAGATGCCGAAAATGACCACTTGTATTTATCGGCAAAATTAGTAGGTGCATATGAATCGGAGGCGTATATTGTTCTTACGACTCCATCTTTCTTGTTCTTAAACAAGGATTTCAAGAAAGTCGTTCCAACGGATTTTTGACATCCTAAAACTAAAATCGTATATCTGCTGACGGGTTCCTTGCATGCTAGCTGATTCCGCCATCCCTGCATCACTTGGTCCCTATATACAGAGGATTCTTTATTATCGCTAAGGAGTGCATCTTCGATCTCGTCAAATTCAATCCTTGTAAGTGTATCGCAAAGGAAGCCAATCGTCGGCTGAATATAGGAGTAACTATTATGGTCAATGAGAAGTGACTTTAAATTAGTCATCAGCCGAATAGATAGAAGATTGTCCAATGTGGAGATTCGATTGTAACTCAAATCCAATAATTCTAGCGAAACCAAAGACGTTGGAAGCTCTGTCGGAATTCGAAAAATTTCGTTGCGAGACATATTGAGATGAATTAGAGAAGTGATCAATAGTACGCTAGGTGGAATAGAAGTAAATTTGCTTGAGCTTAAATCCAAATGAACCAATGAACCAGATTTGTGCCATTCGATAAAATTAGTTAACCTGTTATGTGAAAGTAATAAAGTAGATAGACGACTGAGAGTTCCAAGCTCACTCGGTATGTCGGACAAAAGGTTATTATTGAAATTTAGATACTCCAATAAAGTCAATCTACTAAATTCCGCCGGTATTTTGGTAAGGTAGTTGTTGTTTAGGCACAAGAAACACAAAGCCTGCATTTTAAATAGTCTAGGTGGTATTGCCTTCATAAGGTTGAAACCGAGATTCAAAGCTGTAACAAATTGAGTAGGCCGGATATACGCAGTATCAGTAGTAATCAAATTATTTGAAATGAAGAAAACCTTCAACCTTTTTAATCGCTTCATTATCTTAGGAATAACTCGAACTTTGTTGGAATCCATGACAAGCACTTCCAGATGGGGTAGCAGGCTAATACTCGATGAAATTTTAGTAATCAAATTTCTAGAAAGAATCAAAACTTTTAATCTGTGTAAAGCATTAACATTCGAAATTCGCGAAATCTTTGTATTAGAAACATTCAGTATTTTGAGAGAGGGTAAGGCTTTGCCcatatactgaaaaaaattacttgTAATTTCATAGAGGGAATTGTTCGATAGATCTAACTTGACAAGGTTCGTGAGATGCAAAGTGTGGATTGGTATGTAGGTCAATGCATTGTTGGTCAGTCTAAGTGACCTAATGTAATAGATATTACTAGGGGATGTTAGACAAGACGGAAGGTCTGCTATATTGTATCCATCAAGGTCCAAGTAAAGGTACTTGGTAGTTTCTAACTTTTGTTCTTGCTTCATGTTGTCTTGTATCTGGTTACATGGAtatggactggatgagcaatgaaCCAACTCAAAACGATCTTTAGTCGAGACTGACTCATTTTTGTAATAACCAGAACTTGACTTGTAGGTATTAGACTTTCTATTTGATTTTAGCTTAGAAGCCCGGACTGCGTCGATAGACCTTTTGATTTGAGCTTCTACAGCATAATTGATGCGCATGGATTCGAACAACGCACCAGAAGAAGAGTACCTCGCGTTCCAAAACTTCAGGTTGAGAGACCTATCTTTAGGTAGGTTGATTACACTGCCTAGTGTTTCAATATCGAAAAGAGCATTTGTATATTCCTTACTTCCATTTTCTAAAGCGTTTTGAACAAAAGCCCAAAAGTTGACGGTTTTGTCCTTAATCAAGTCTCGTTCCCTAGCACAGCTTGTCAAAAAAGTCCCAAATTGGCACGAATAGAGTTCTTGCAAAATAGACAGCAAAAAGTGCTCGCTGAATTCAAAATGCATAGGATATTGGATCAAGAGCTGCCATAAGCACTCGATAAAGACCTCAAAAACTGAATGCTGATTTTTGGTACCGTTTTCATGACAAGTAGAGCCAATATATTCAGACAATGAGGAAAACTCGAATCCATAAGAGGACCAATCCTTTTCAATCAATACACCAAAACCTCGAATAGTACGATAGTATCCATCCAGAAAAATTTGGGCGAGTGAGCCAAGAACATAGGCCAAGTCAGATTGACGAGACCGCACAAGCAATACACAGCATTCCATTCTGAGTAAGCCAGCTATATCTGAAGAAATGGTGAGCAGTCGATGAACCGTGCTTAGCCAGGGACTTTGATGTCCCTCGCCTTCTGAAAATGTACCATTGTCGCGTGAATTTGGAAAATGAGCCATTGTTAGTTGCTCAGCGAGAGCATCGTTCGATGGAAGGTACATAGAATGGTATATCCAAGGTGTGCCAGCATAGCAAAATTCGGCTGTCTTTTGCTCGGTGGGATTAATCATAACGCAGTTCTTGTAATAAGAAGCAATTGTTGAAATGTATTTGAAATCGCTGGGGGATTTTGAAAGCGATTTGATATCCTTTGATTCACTCAGATTTGAAAAATCTAATTCGTCAGCCTGTAATAAGACAGCGTTAAAACTCGGCGGAACACTCGCCCAAATAGGTACAGCAAAGCGCTGGCCTAAACGAGCCTGAGCAAATTTCTTCAATTCGTGATTTTTAAATGATAAGACGACTGGAATAAGCGCGGGGTAGGTAGGAACCAAATCGTAGTGAGCGTTGATGGCGCTCAAACGCCATGCCAAACCTTCGTGATAAATGTGTTCAGAAACTATCATTCTCTGGCGCATAAATTCGTCCTTCGGCTTATAAAAATCCCAGGAATCCAGACTATTCACGACATTCTTATTCTTGTATTGAAATGCAAACAGATATGTAATCTGGTTAGAACACAGAAAAGATTGATATGCCTCTAACAACATGCTTGAAAATGAAGTTGATTCCATTTCTAAATAATAGGTTCGATGATTTTTGCAACTCAGGGAAATAACTTTAGAGCTCTTTTTCTTGACTAAGCCAACATATTCGATGGATTGAATAGACAGAATTGGAATTGAATATTCTTCTACAAGATGATGTTTGAAGATGAAGCGATAGTTAGTGAGCCACAAGTTGACCTGTCCTAAGTCAGACAAGTACACTCTATAAAACCGACAATTAAGCGTTTCTCCTGGGATCAGTTTTGGGATCTGAGGTTCGGCCACAAGTTTGACGATCTCTTGAGCTTCCTGATACATATAGTGAACTAATGTCAACGCCATATGCTctctttttgttttttcaaatgactgTAAGTTGCTTTGAACATATCGCTTGTCTTTTTTGACATTGGAAAAGCTCAAAAGCGAAGACGATCTGGAtgagctagaaagatttgaattgAAAAAAATTTGGATCTTGAAAAATAGATAACAAAATTGAGTTAATATAATTTGCTCTTCTTTCGCATTTGCAATCTTTTTGAATTTGTTGAGTAGAATAGCCAACTGCTTAATCATACTTCTACTCTCCTGGTGGATGTGATTCAGGGCTTCTCTGAAGCCTGTTTTAGATACAGGGCTAAAAATTAGCATTATCTGAATAGGCCAATACTTAGTTTGAAGAAAATAGCATACCTCTTTGCAAAGCAATATCCGCGAATGGCTGAAAGTTAATAATTGGATCAGATAAATTATAAATATACGACCTTAGAAGATGCCATACTGCCGTGGACTGACTGGGCGGTACAGAGTTAAGAGATCCCTCagctttgttgttttttgtttggaAAGGAGAATGATTGCAAACAAAGAAAGGTTAGGAAAAATAGAGGCTGAGTGGGCACAGAATGCCCTCCAGAATTCTTTTGACCGCGTTTCTCATTCATGCTAAAATACATTATGACCCACAACCTACCTTTGGCATATTTCTTAGTTAAGCGATTTAGTAGTTGCTTGTCCGGATCACCAGTAAGTAGCTGGTACAGGTCTACTAGTTCTATAAAAACGTCAGGTTTTTCGAGAAATATCGATAAAGCGGGAATGAAATATGGCGTGCTACAATTTACGCACGCTGTTTGACGAGCCAATTAACGGTATCATAAACTATAAGAGGAACATGAATTGATTCAGCCCCCTCGGATTTGTATGCATTAATGTCAGACAAGATGATTGATTCAAGTGAATGAGATTTCGTTCTTTCAGTATCAGAGATCTGGTCGGAAGCCACCGACAAATTTAGTCTAGAATTTGAAGGCGAATGTTGAATGCATGGAGGCGATTGGGTACTAGAATTAAATGTACTTGAAGAATCACGTCGAGTATACACATCTTTTGAAGAAAGCTTTAGCAAGGAGACGGCTCTTgatggtgctttttttttttcttgatgccTATCGCTCATCAAAACCGAACAAAAACACAGACTTGTATAGAGTGCAGAGG
This sequence is a window from Schistocerca gregaria isolate iqSchGreg1 unplaced genomic scaffold, iqSchGreg1.2 ptg000720l, whole genome shotgun sequence. Protein-coding genes within it:
- the LOC126320485 gene encoding uncharacterized protein LOC126320485; translated protein: MKRQMYQECDPSVEIELSQELGGMRMEGEGKSKSTRQCKHRGHRRIDSERKQWDRIMEGSYQNQGGAENVPHEIAVMQCPEWKRFKQNELMASLATEDEANYSGIYRGMSLNLRQIERRFLEEERHSRLCLEALENKERQKSNVSQTDERMGRPIDAADESRQNNDSESKNEAFHTKNADSLTWRPDKPEQVQRVENIEPSSINSSPTSLASHPSVPFPSSSTSCAENWNGENQYSQPFPTSTIDTETWKSDLPSPKQPTFPVLTSNMQMIENLKQAILSLQPEQNYLPHEHYSPTAFFHYQAIYFIYSQYNDHITRFKEQHSQSAQSIEQLINKIFSQISCDPKQIVDKACELLNLINQHQTNAEHDGELYYLLECISFRLLAQSKNIEHSYAFFAYAEVVNFVASKFPLLLDFIIHSFHQHCPYTIPVYPQRRLGQSDSQFMLQELKYTKKELSHPAKYFQRMKRYMYMYAAILNVQSSGHMQGLQAAWAWVSRILNVEPEDITAHLLDAFFEQCGYSMLHRFGRQAAKLIDFLKSVYMKKLKSGAELEILKATLDEIASKKHLTLALDL
- the LOC126320486 gene encoding uncharacterized protein LOC126320486, with product MSDRHQEKKKAPSRAVSLLKLSSKDVYTRRDSSSTFNSSTQSPPCIQHSPSNSRLNLSVASDQISDTERTKSHSLESIILSDINAYKSEGAESIHVPLIVYDTVNWLVKQQLVDLYQLLTGDPDKQLLNRLTKKYAKAEGSLNSVPPSQSTAVWHLLRSYIYNLSDPIINFQPFADIALQRGFREALNHIHQESRNPNFFQFKSF